One segment of Bacteroides caecimuris DNA contains the following:
- a CDS encoding site-specific integrase, producing the protein MEQANVKVSFYLKKSEADADGMCPVMARLNIGKYSEAAFSVKLRVPQAIWSSGRTSGKSVKAKEINNRLDEIRAMALGIYAELSAVRDSVTADDVKSLLLGMAGEQTTLLSYFRTFIENFAKRVGVNRTEGSLRSYRNAYNHVERFMREKYNLSDIPFSALTLSFILDYDSHLRTDCRLSPGTIINLTVQLKIIVGEAVADGIITTYPFTGYEPVRPKQKRRYLTSEELQRLMTMPLHRPNLYLTRDLFLFSCYTGIPYSDMRLLSKEHLSLADDGTWWIRSSRRKTGVEFEIPLLDLPLHIMEKYRDTAPDGKLLPMYSNSTMNLNLKRIAKLCDIDCPLVFHAGRHTYATEITLGHGVPLETVSKMLGHARIETTQIYAKVTDDKINADTRVLNERIAEHFSVVI; encoded by the coding sequence ATGGAACAAGCGAATGTAAAGGTGTCGTTCTACCTCAAAAAGAGCGAGGCGGATGCCGATGGTATGTGTCCTGTAATGGCAAGGCTGAACATCGGCAAGTATTCTGAAGCGGCTTTCAGCGTGAAACTCCGTGTGCCGCAGGCAATATGGAGTTCGGGGCGTACTTCAGGCAAAAGTGTGAAGGCGAAGGAAATCAACAACCGGCTGGATGAAATCCGTGCGATGGCATTGGGAATCTATGCTGAACTGTCAGCTGTTCGTGACAGTGTGACTGCGGATGATGTCAAAAGTCTGCTGCTGGGTATGGCCGGTGAACAGACAACGTTATTGAGCTACTTCCGCACGTTTATTGAGAACTTCGCGAAGCGCGTGGGTGTAAACCGGACCGAAGGCAGTTTGAGAAGCTATCGGAACGCCTACAACCATGTGGAAAGGTTCATGCGGGAAAAGTACAACTTGTCGGATATCCCGTTTTCGGCATTGACCCTCTCCTTCATACTGGATTACGATTCGCACCTTCGGACGGATTGTCGCCTCTCTCCGGGAACGATTATCAACCTGACCGTGCAGTTGAAAATCATCGTTGGTGAAGCCGTAGCGGACGGCATCATCACCACCTACCCGTTTACCGGCTATGAACCCGTACGCCCGAAACAGAAACGGAGGTATCTCACATCCGAGGAACTGCAACGGCTTATGACCATGCCTCTTCACAGACCGAACCTTTATCTCACACGGGATTTGTTCCTCTTCTCATGCTACACCGGCATCCCGTACAGTGATATGCGGCTTCTGTCGAAAGAGCATCTGTCACTTGCCGATGACGGCACATGGTGGATCAGAAGCTCGCGCCGGAAAACCGGAGTCGAGTTTGAAATCCCCCTGCTAGACCTGCCGTTACATATCATGGAGAAATACAGGGACACAGCGCCGGACGGGAAACTGCTACCCATGTATTCCAACAGCACGATGAACCTTAACTTAAAACGTATCGCAAAACTCTGTGACATAGACTGTCCGCTGGTTTTTCATGCCGGTCGCCATACCTATGCGACCGAAATCACGCTCGGACATGGGGTTCCACTTGAAACGGTCAGCAAGATGTTGGGACACGCCCGGATTGAGACGACCCAAATCTACGCCAAAGTGACTGATGACAAGATAAATGCCGACACCCGTGTGCTGAATGAGAGGATAGCGGAACATTTCTCCGTGGTTATTTGA
- a CDS encoding zinc-dependent metalloprotease has product MNKIFNALFTGMLALGIMTANAESQIFKKKKKKNNISTEQTDSVKKDSAANYKKLLKGAKTTEGMFKIHQVKDKYYFEIPKKLMTRDFMISSRVSSTSNNKDVAAGQMPRNPVVVTFSADNKKVYMHRKMLRNLCDTTSNMYKAFQRNYSDPIWEAYKIESISPDSSAYVIDMTPLFITDVSEFSPFRSGNIMDVLMKRKPLSGSLSPAKSAILGIKCFPLNINIKSLMNYTVNGGPFTVTMTRNIILLPEKTMRPRYSDSRIGYFDENKYLFTEKQDGLQELSYINRWDLQPKPEDVERHKQGQLVEPQKPIIYYVDTAIPDKWREYIKKGIEDWQIAFEEIGFKNAIIAKDYPKDDPNFDPDDIRYSCYRMITTPEENSMGPSCVDPRSGEIIQGDVLFYSNVVKLLHNWRFVQTAAVDPNVRKAVFDNETMGSSLRYVAAHEIGHTLGLMHNFGASYSYPVDSLRSATFTKKYGTTPSIMDYTRFNYVAQPEDKGVSLMPPHLGVYDKYAIKWGYKPIYEATSPEEEKEVLYAWIKEKENDPMYKYGPQPFINELDPSCKAEDLGDDAVKAGKYGLKNLKVIMKNLSEWTKDDDFQYTRMSEAYKEVIMQMQRYLLHAMVSIGGIYLDEPRRDNTKEIIRFVPKKEQKEALNFVLETMMELPEWIFDKKIIDCIGPTYSPSTLQSIIVSRLFFNSISSSLALFEELHPQQAYRYSDFMDDFYNFVWKKTKNGAKLNMYDCNLQVAYVEKLLDAGGLSNKKASMFSFKNLNEVEEQLLTDNIEWQKAGFELNTLGTIEMLKNPVIHQKLIDTYNLIKSKTGSGDAFTRAHYRSLEFKIKRALEK; this is encoded by the coding sequence ATGAATAAAATTTTTAATGCATTATTTACAGGTATGTTAGCCTTAGGGATTATGACTGCAAATGCAGAGTCCCAAATCTTTAAAAAGAAGAAAAAGAAAAACAACATTTCGACGGAGCAAACCGACTCTGTCAAGAAAGACAGTGCAGCAAATTACAAGAAGTTATTGAAAGGAGCCAAAACTACTGAGGGAATGTTCAAAATACATCAAGTAAAAGACAAATACTATTTTGAAATTCCTAAAAAGCTGATGACACGAGATTTTATGATTTCATCCAGAGTCTCGAGTACAAGCAACAACAAAGACGTAGCTGCCGGACAAATGCCCCGCAATCCGGTAGTAGTAACGTTCTCTGCAGATAATAAGAAAGTATATATGCATAGAAAAATGTTACGCAATTTATGTGATACAACTTCCAACATGTATAAAGCCTTTCAACGTAACTATTCCGATCCTATATGGGAAGCATATAAAATTGAGAGCATTTCGCCGGACTCATCAGCCTATGTCATTGACATGACGCCTCTTTTCATCACGGATGTTTCTGAATTCAGTCCGTTCCGTTCCGGAAATATAATGGATGTACTAATGAAAAGAAAACCTTTGTCCGGTAGCCTGTCCCCTGCCAAATCCGCTATATTAGGGATAAAATGTTTTCCTCTGAACATTAATATCAAATCATTAATGAATTATACCGTCAATGGTGGTCCATTCACAGTGACAATGACACGAAACATCATTCTTCTGCCGGAAAAAACAATGCGTCCAAGATATAGTGATTCACGTATCGGATATTTCGACGAGAACAAATATCTATTTACCGAAAAGCAGGACGGTTTACAAGAGCTGTCATATATCAATCGTTGGGACTTACAGCCGAAACCGGAAGATGTAGAACGCCATAAACAAGGTCAGTTGGTTGAACCGCAAAAACCAATCATTTATTACGTAGACACAGCTATTCCCGATAAATGGAGAGAATATATAAAAAAAGGAATAGAAGACTGGCAGATAGCTTTTGAAGAAATAGGGTTCAAGAACGCCATTATAGCGAAAGATTACCCCAAAGATGATCCCAATTTCGACCCGGACGATATCCGTTACAGCTGTTACCGTATGATTACTACGCCCGAAGAAAACTCAATGGGTCCTTCATGTGTAGACCCTCGTTCCGGAGAAATCATACAAGGAGACGTACTCTTCTATTCGAATGTTGTAAAGCTGCTACATAACTGGCGTTTTGTACAAACTGCAGCAGTAGATCCCAACGTTCGGAAAGCTGTATTTGATAATGAAACAATGGGAAGTTCCCTACGTTATGTGGCAGCACACGAAATCGGACACACTTTGGGACTAATGCACAACTTTGGAGCCTCATATTCATACCCTGTAGATTCGTTACGTTCCGCTACTTTCACAAAAAAATACGGTACTACTCCTTCCATTATGGATTATACCCGTTTCAATTATGTTGCCCAACCCGAGGATAAAGGGGTTTCCTTGATGCCTCCCCACTTGGGAGTATATGACAAATATGCGATAAAATGGGGATATAAGCCTATATATGAAGCCACTTCACCGGAAGAAGAGAAGGAAGTTCTGTATGCATGGATCAAGGAGAAAGAGAACGATCCGATGTATAAATATGGTCCACAGCCTTTCATCAATGAATTAGACCCTTCATGTAAGGCCGAAGATCTTGGTGACGACGCAGTAAAGGCAGGCAAATATGGCCTTAAGAATCTGAAAGTTATCATGAAAAACTTATCGGAATGGACAAAAGATGATGACTTCCAATATACCCGAATGTCAGAAGCCTATAAAGAAGTAATTATGCAAATGCAACGTTATTTGCTACATGCTATGGTATCAATAGGAGGTATCTATTTGGATGAGCCAAGACGTGACAATACTAAAGAAATAATAAGATTTGTTCCGAAGAAAGAACAGAAGGAAGCCTTAAACTTCGTCCTAGAAACAATGATGGAGCTGCCGGAATGGATATTTGACAAGAAGATCATTGATTGCATAGGTCCCACCTATTCTCCCAGTACCTTACAATCAATTATTGTCAGCCGTTTATTTTTCAACTCAATTTCCTCCAGTCTTGCCTTATTTGAAGAATTACATCCACAACAAGCTTACCGTTACAGCGATTTTATGGATGATTTCTATAACTTTGTTTGGAAAAAGACCAAGAACGGAGCTAAATTAAATATGTATGACTGTAACTTGCAAGTTGCCTATGTAGAAAAGCTGTTAGATGCCGGAGGATTATCCAATAAAAAGGCCTCCATGTTCTCATTCAAGAATCTAAATGAAGTGGAAGAACAACTGTTAACGGACAATATAGAATGGCAAAAGGCTGGTTTTGAATTGAATACTTTAGGAACGATTGAGATGTTAAAAAATCCGGTAATTCACCAAAAACTTATAGACACTTACAATCTAATAAAAAGTAAAACAGGAAGCGGAGATGCATTTACCCGAGCTCATTATCGCAGTCTGGAATTTAAAATCAAGCGAGCTTTAGAAAAATAA
- a CDS encoding RagB/SusD family nutrient uptake outer membrane protein, protein MKKVIYISFFLMCAALSSCSNFLEESSQDLMIPKSVKDYKELFFGEVMKNSEVLHPYLEYMTDDVTDQCYYGSSPMLISNDWRESVWSYYTWQQNPEVGISNEFTTDAAWNSYFHKILMTNIILDGIYDMTGTEEERVDLAGEAYFMRAFSYFMLANLYGRPYDPATADKDLCVPINDEISLSDKMMKRATNAAVYSKIESDIIRAIQCFKSTDSKKSIFRPNLVGAYLLASRISLFRKDYPQTILYSDSVIKNAPQRLNKLPEEKSNNSVFLSYSNKEILFSYGTTTLESYMQKDFTYKGNLVVTTDLIAQYDEADLRLSHYFHHTKGSQRRPVKKDIEFYIPAKWSKTSPTVYSNAFRLAEAYLNRAEAYAELGNAEKALADINTLRDHRIKTGTPHLTVDNDGIVATVRKERRRELAFEGFRWFDLRRYGCPPLEHTYSSTETEGAGDKFKLENKELYILPIPKSERDRNTMIEIFNRPTNGPIK, encoded by the coding sequence ATGAAAAAAGTAATATACATTTCATTTTTTCTTATGTGTGCAGCTTTGTCTTCATGCAGTAATTTTTTGGAAGAAAGCTCACAAGATCTGATGATTCCTAAATCTGTAAAGGATTATAAAGAGTTATTTTTCGGTGAAGTCATGAAAAACAGTGAAGTTCTTCACCCATATCTGGAATATATGACAGACGATGTAACAGATCAATGTTATTACGGCAGTTCCCCCATGTTAATATCCAACGATTGGCGAGAATCCGTATGGTCTTACTACACTTGGCAACAAAACCCTGAAGTTGGAATATCCAATGAATTCACCACAGACGCCGCCTGGAATTCTTATTTTCACAAGATATTGATGACCAATATCATTCTGGACGGAATCTACGATATGACCGGAACTGAAGAAGAACGTGTTGATTTAGCCGGAGAAGCTTACTTCATGCGTGCATTTTCATATTTCATGCTGGCCAATCTTTACGGTCGCCCTTATGACCCTGCCACTGCCGACAAAGATTTATGCGTACCTATTAATGATGAAATCAGTCTGTCGGATAAAATGATGAAACGGGCCACAAATGCGGCAGTGTACTCGAAAATAGAAAGCGATATAATCCGCGCCATTCAATGTTTTAAGAGTACTGATAGCAAGAAAAGCATTTTCCGTCCTAATCTAGTTGGTGCTTATTTGTTAGCCTCCCGCATTTCCCTCTTCCGTAAAGACTATCCCCAAACCATATTGTATAGTGATTCTGTGATCAAAAATGCTCCCCAAAGGCTCAACAAACTTCCGGAAGAAAAGAGCAATAATAGTGTTTTCCTGTCCTACTCCAATAAAGAAATATTGTTCTCCTATGGGACTACAACCCTTGAATCATACATGCAAAAAGATTTCACTTATAAAGGAAATCTAGTAGTAACCACCGACTTGATAGCACAATATGATGAGGCAGATCTACGTCTCTCACATTACTTCCATCACACCAAAGGAAGTCAAAGGAGACCAGTTAAAAAGGATATTGAATTCTATATCCCGGCCAAATGGAGCAAAACCTCTCCTACCGTATATTCAAATGCTTTCCGATTGGCAGAAGCCTATTTGAATCGAGCAGAAGCCTACGCAGAACTAGGAAATGCAGAAAAAGCATTAGCGGATATCAACACCCTGCGTGACCACCGGATAAAAACAGGAACTCCCCATCTAACGGTTGACAATGACGGAATCGTAGCCACTGTCCGTAAAGAGCGACGTCGTGAACTGGCATTCGAAGGATTTCGCTGGTTTGACTTACGCAGATACGGATGCCCGCCTTTAGAGCATACATATTCATCCACAGAAACTGAAGGAGCAGGTGACAAGTTCAAGTTAGAGAACAAAGAATTATACATACTACCTATTCCTAAAAGTGAAAGAGACAGAAATACAATGATTGAAATTTTTAATCGTCCGACCAATGGTCCTATTAAATAG
- a CDS encoding SusC/RagA family TonB-linked outer membrane protein, giving the protein MKKKRRTTDVKWLCLLALLWLCYLPLIAQAHKSVTIQLKNASIREVFAEIKRQTDVGFMYSNSAISTLPRKNYNFVNAPISKILSHSLAGSNLTFEIESDQHIIIKRKKVEKDITGKVIDSNGDPLAGVSVYERGTKNGTTTDTEGNFQLASNGKNNLKLIVSFIGMKQQEVTWKGNSLNILLEDDSQNIGEVVITGYQEIDRRKLASSILSIKGSELIGGEHMSVDKMLQGRLPGVAVMNMSSTPGAAPKIRIRGSSSITGNREPVWVVDGIILEEPVNISTEELNSPDKINLIGNAIGSLNPEDIERVDILKDASATAIYGVKAANGVIVVTTKRGKNQKPSISYTATLGITAPPTYDKMFRMNSADRIDMSIEMQERGLSFGSYKPSDIGYEGALQHLWNKDINYNEFLSQVKTLKQLNTDWYDLLFRTAFTHQHSVSITGGNERSDYYMSVGYADNQSVTIHEGLERYNVLARINTKINRNLQLGLKVSGALSKAKHPHSSIDPYEYAYNTSRAIPMQTPSGDLHFYAHEAGYNGTLMYNIKNELNHSGNSIDNSSIDVTANLDWKVASWMRFSSILGLNRSNVSQETWADEQSYYISSMRQSPYGVALPNPTENSNFAERYCLLPYGGELMTTNTRHTSYTWRNNLSLIHSFGKHEVSGSIGQEVRSSKYDGLQSTQYGYLPERGKRFVDIDPTLWKRYGTLLKNHPDVVTDTKSNVLSFYATAAYVYDSRYIFNFNIRTDGSNKFGQDKSVRFLPIWSVSGRWNIINEKFMRNANFLNDLAIRASYGIQGNVHPDQTPNLIASLGTLETLSQEYVSTLHKLPNNKLTWEKTRSYNIALDWAFWNNRIYGSLDVYYKKGVDQVITKNVAPSTGATNVSINDGDVENKGWDLAVSLVPVQTKDWTWSLSFNTGKNYNKVLNAGNSAITWEDYVAGTLVSNGHAINSFYSYKFDKLDANGYPTFKDINEKDEDGNATVHSQQEMYDRAFTLSGKREPDLNGGFSTYLKYKNITFNALFSFSFGSKIRLNDLYSASGQNLPYPDQNMSSEFVNRWRNPGDENSTNIPVLSDQSLSIRDKDITYRIADNGWDMYNKSDLRVVSGNFLRCRSMSIRYDLKPEWLKPIYLKGASISFDAGNVFVLKDKALKGRDPEQIGLGSRSIPPQRSYSLRFNIIL; this is encoded by the coding sequence ATGAAGAAAAAAAGAAGAACAACAGATGTCAAGTGGTTATGCCTGCTTGCATTATTGTGGCTCTGCTATTTGCCATTAATAGCACAAGCCCACAAATCAGTCACTATCCAACTAAAAAATGCTTCTATTCGAGAAGTATTTGCGGAAATCAAAAGACAGACAGATGTCGGTTTTATGTACAGCAACAGTGCTATCAGTACTCTGCCTCGCAAAAACTATAATTTTGTAAATGCTCCGATCAGCAAAATTTTATCCCACAGTCTAGCTGGAAGTAATCTAACTTTTGAAATAGAAAGTGACCAACACATCATCATCAAACGTAAAAAAGTAGAAAAAGATATTACAGGAAAGGTTATTGACTCCAACGGAGATCCTTTGGCAGGAGTTTCTGTCTATGAGAGAGGGACAAAAAATGGAACAACAACCGATACGGAAGGAAATTTCCAATTAGCTTCCAATGGAAAAAACAACCTGAAACTTATCGTTTCATTTATAGGAATGAAGCAACAGGAAGTTACATGGAAAGGCAATAGCCTGAATATTTTGTTAGAGGATGATTCTCAAAACATAGGTGAAGTAGTTATAACAGGATACCAAGAAATAGATCGACGTAAGCTGGCTAGTTCTATCCTTTCCATTAAAGGTTCCGAACTAATCGGTGGTGAACACATGTCTGTCGACAAAATGCTACAAGGACGTTTACCTGGCGTTGCAGTTATGAATATGTCTTCCACACCAGGTGCAGCTCCCAAAATACGAATCCGAGGTTCTTCATCTATTACAGGCAATAGAGAACCTGTATGGGTAGTAGACGGCATCATTTTGGAAGAGCCTGTCAATATCTCAACAGAAGAATTAAACAGTCCTGACAAAATCAATCTGATAGGTAATGCTATCGGTTCATTAAATCCGGAAGACATCGAACGTGTAGATATTCTAAAAGATGCAAGTGCCACTGCTATTTACGGAGTAAAAGCCGCCAATGGAGTAATTGTAGTGACCACCAAACGAGGTAAAAACCAGAAGCCTTCTATCTCATATACAGCTACATTGGGAATAACAGCCCCTCCTACATACGATAAAATGTTCAGGATGAATTCTGCTGACAGAATTGACATGTCCATCGAAATGCAAGAACGAGGTCTTTCGTTCGGAAGCTATAAGCCTTCAGATATAGGATATGAAGGTGCTTTGCAGCATTTATGGAATAAAGATATCAACTATAATGAATTTTTAAGTCAAGTAAAAACCTTAAAACAGCTAAACACCGACTGGTACGATTTATTATTTCGCACAGCGTTTACTCATCAGCATTCGGTTTCAATCACCGGAGGAAACGAACGCAGTGACTATTATATGTCTGTAGGATATGCCGATAATCAAAGCGTAACCATTCACGAAGGTTTAGAACGTTATAATGTGTTGGCAAGAATAAACACTAAAATTAATCGTAATCTCCAATTGGGATTGAAAGTAAGTGGTGCGCTCTCTAAAGCAAAACACCCGCATTCATCTATTGACCCGTATGAGTATGCTTATAACACCTCACGAGCTATTCCGATGCAGACACCCTCCGGCGACCTCCACTTCTATGCACATGAAGCCGGTTATAACGGGACCTTAATGTATAATATCAAAAACGAACTGAATCATAGTGGAAACAGTATTGACAATTCGTCAATAGACGTAACGGCAAATCTAGACTGGAAAGTAGCTTCATGGATGCGATTTTCTTCTATATTGGGATTAAACAGAAGCAACGTTTCACAAGAGACATGGGCAGATGAACAATCCTATTATATATCTTCCATGAGACAATCACCATACGGAGTAGCACTCCCGAATCCCACAGAGAACAGTAACTTTGCAGAACGATACTGTTTACTACCGTATGGCGGTGAACTTATGACTACCAACACCCGCCACACCTCATACACATGGAGAAATAATTTATCATTAATCCATAGTTTCGGAAAACATGAAGTATCAGGAAGTATCGGGCAAGAAGTCCGCTCCTCCAAATACGACGGCTTACAATCTACCCAATACGGATATTTACCCGAAAGAGGGAAACGATTTGTAGATATTGACCCGACCTTATGGAAAAGATACGGTACACTGCTAAAAAATCATCCGGATGTTGTAACCGACACAAAAAGCAACGTTCTTTCCTTCTATGCTACAGCAGCCTATGTCTATGACAGTCGTTATATATTCAATTTCAATATACGAACAGACGGTTCAAACAAATTCGGCCAAGATAAAAGTGTACGTTTCCTACCGATATGGTCAGTATCAGGGCGTTGGAACATCATCAACGAAAAATTCATGAGAAACGCCAATTTCCTGAATGACCTGGCCATACGTGCATCTTATGGTATACAAGGTAACGTTCATCCCGACCAAACTCCTAATTTGATAGCCAGTCTGGGTACACTGGAAACGTTATCTCAGGAATATGTATCCACACTCCATAAACTGCCCAATAATAAATTGACATGGGAAAAGACCCGCTCCTATAACATCGCACTCGACTGGGCATTTTGGAATAACAGGATTTATGGTTCATTGGACGTATATTATAAAAAAGGAGTCGATCAAGTTATTACAAAAAATGTAGCACCTTCAACCGGTGCAACCAATGTTTCCATAAACGACGGAGATGTAGAAAATAAAGGTTGGGATCTGGCAGTATCCCTTGTTCCCGTCCAAACCAAAGACTGGACATGGAGCCTGTCATTCAATACCGGAAAGAATTATAATAAAGTCCTGAATGCCGGAAATTCAGCTATTACATGGGAAGATTATGTTGCCGGAACATTAGTCAGCAACGGTCATGCTATCAATAGTTTCTATTCCTACAAGTTTGACAAGCTTGACGCTAATGGTTATCCTACATTTAAGGATATAAATGAAAAAGACGAAGACGGTAATGCCACTGTTCATTCACAGCAAGAAATGTACGATCGTGCGTTCACTCTTTCAGGGAAACGCGAACCCGATTTAAATGGTGGATTCTCGACCTACCTTAAATATAAGAATATAACATTCAATGCATTATTCTCTTTTAGTTTCGGCAGCAAAATCCGTTTGAACGATCTGTATTCTGCTTCAGGACAAAATCTTCCTTATCCGGATCAGAATATGTCTAGTGAATTTGTAAATCGCTGGAGAAATCCGGGTGATGAGAATTCTACCAACATTCCCGTTTTATCAGACCAGAGTCTGAGCATCAGAGACAAAGACATAACCTATCGCATAGCAGACAACGGTTGGGATATGTATAACAAAAGCGATCTAAGAGTTGTTTCCGGCAACTTCCTGAGATGTCGTTCGATGTCTATACGTTATGACCTGAAACCCGAATGGTTAAAACCAATCTATCTGAAAGGGGCAAGTATCAGCTTTGATGCAGGTAATGTATTCGTATTAAAAGACAAAGCATTGAAAGGACGTGATCCCGAACAGATAGGATTGGGGTCACGTAGTATTCCTCCCCAGCGTTCTTATTCTCTTCGGTTTAATATAATTCTCTAA
- a CDS encoding ISAs1 family transposase: MSLISLCKQLEDPRIDRKKEHSLEVIVYIALCAVICGSESWNEIERFGICKFDFFKRRFPDLVKIPSHDTFNRFFSLLKPGYFELVFRDWVSELCGKYEGVVAIDGKMLRGASKCSKDNPFGKKGFKLHMVSAWAVSNGISMGQVKVDDKSNEITAIPSLIKSLDLQDCIVTIDAIACQTDIAEVIIENNADYILALKANQKNRLMDVERWLDEMDGVDIDRPVYRSHYGKYVTEEVSHGRIETRECLVYSPGKIMESMLKDKFEGVKSIVRISTERLEVATKKLSVEKRYYITSLGLKPKEISEAIRSHWDIENRLHWQLDVSFREDAGRKVGNAAQNFSLINKMALYIIKQDETKGSVAAKRKNAGWNDEYLFKLLNKIKI, translated from the coding sequence ATGAGCTTAATTAGTCTTTGTAAACAACTTGAAGATCCTCGTATTGACCGAAAAAAAGAACACTCTTTGGAAGTCATCGTTTATATAGCCTTGTGTGCTGTAATCTGTGGAAGTGAAAGCTGGAATGAAATAGAACGGTTCGGTATTTGTAAGTTTGACTTCTTTAAACGTCGTTTTCCTGATTTAGTAAAGATCCCAAGTCATGACACTTTCAATCGTTTTTTCAGTTTACTCAAACCCGGTTATTTTGAATTGGTCTTTCGTGATTGGGTATCTGAGCTTTGTGGTAAGTATGAAGGGGTTGTTGCTATAGACGGTAAAATGCTTCGTGGAGCAAGTAAGTGCAGCAAAGACAATCCCTTTGGCAAAAAAGGATTCAAGCTTCATATGGTTAGTGCCTGGGCTGTTTCCAATGGAATCAGTATGGGTCAGGTAAAAGTAGATGATAAAAGCAATGAAATCACCGCTATTCCTTCTCTTATAAAATCTCTGGATTTGCAGGATTGCATAGTGACAATTGATGCTATTGCATGCCAAACAGATATTGCCGAAGTAATAATAGAAAATAATGCAGACTATATTCTGGCATTAAAGGCCAATCAAAAAAACAGGTTAATGGATGTGGAACGCTGGCTAGACGAGATGGATGGTGTTGATATTGATCGGCCGGTATACCGTTCACACTATGGAAAATATGTCACAGAGGAGGTTTCTCATGGGAGAATTGAGACTCGTGAATGTCTGGTTTATAGCCCGGGAAAGATTATGGAATCAATGCTGAAAGATAAATTTGAGGGGGTCAAGTCCATCGTAAGAATTAGTACCGAAAGACTGGAGGTAGCCACTAAAAAACTTTCCGTAGAAAAAAGATATTACATTACTTCACTAGGGCTAAAACCGAAAGAAATTTCAGAGGCTATAAGATCGCATTGGGATATAGAAAACAGGCTACATTGGCAGTTAGACGTATCGTTTAGAGAAGACGCAGGAAGGAAAGTAGGTAATGCTGCGCAAAATTTTTCTTTAATTAATAAGATGGCCCTTTATATCATCAAACAAGATGAAACAAAGGGCAGTGTAGCAGCCAAAAGAAAAAACGCAGGATGGAATGATGAATATTTGTTCAAACTATTAAATAAGATAAAAATATAA